One segment of Thermococcus profundus DNA contains the following:
- a CDS encoding TIGR00375 family protein, which produces MQVDADLHIHSRYSKAVSKAMTIPNLAENARFKGLGIVGTGDILNPKWEEELLKHAGKVDEGTYERSGVRFLLTTEVEDSRRVHHVLIFPGIEAVRGMRERLRPYSADIETEGRPHLSLSAAEIADLANELDVLIGPAHAFTPWTSLYKEYDSLKEAYDGAKIQFLELGLSADSGMADKIKAHHKLTYLSNSDAHSPMPHRLGREFNRFEVEDATFEEVRKAILKRGGRRIVLNAGLDPRLGKYHLTACSRCYTKYTLGEARAFKWKCPKCGGRIKKGVKDRILELADTEERPKERPPYLHLAPLAEIIGMVIGKGVETKSVRIIWERFLREFGSEIRVLVDAPLEALAEIHEDVAKAVWAYREGKLIVIPGGGGKYGEIRLPEEIRTAKIEELESIEVKVENEDYKPKQTSLMRFLKAGE; this is translated from the coding sequence ATGCAGGTTGATGCCGATCTCCACATACACTCGCGCTACTCAAAGGCCGTCTCGAAGGCAATGACGATACCGAATCTTGCGGAGAACGCGCGCTTCAAGGGGCTGGGCATAGTCGGAACGGGCGACATACTCAACCCCAAATGGGAAGAGGAACTTCTCAAACACGCTGGAAAGGTTGATGAAGGCACCTACGAGAGGAGCGGCGTTAGGTTTCTGCTCACGACGGAGGTCGAGGACAGCAGAAGGGTTCACCACGTTCTCATCTTTCCGGGTATAGAAGCGGTCCGCGGGATGAGGGAGAGATTGAGGCCGTATTCTGCGGATATTGAAACCGAGGGAAGACCCCACCTCAGCCTTTCGGCGGCAGAGATTGCAGATTTGGCCAACGAGCTCGACGTTTTAATCGGTCCCGCCCACGCTTTTACCCCCTGGACTAGCCTCTACAAGGAGTACGACTCTTTGAAAGAGGCCTACGATGGGGCGAAAATCCAGTTCCTCGAGCTGGGCCTCTCGGCTGACAGCGGGATGGCGGATAAAATCAAGGCCCACCACAAACTAACCTACCTGAGCAACAGCGACGCACACTCTCCAATGCCCCACCGCCTTGGTAGGGAGTTCAACCGCTTTGAGGTCGAGGATGCCACCTTCGAGGAGGTGCGGAAGGCCATTCTGAAGCGCGGCGGGAGGAGAATAGTCCTCAACGCCGGTTTAGATCCGAGGCTCGGGAAGTACCACCTGACAGCTTGCTCCCGCTGCTACACGAAGTACACGCTGGGGGAGGCAAGGGCCTTCAAATGGAAGTGCCCGAAGTGCGGCGGGAGGATAAAGAAGGGCGTGAAGGACAGGATCCTTGAGCTCGCCGATACCGAGGAGAGGCCGAAGGAGAGGCCGCCCTACCTCCACCTCGCCCCGCTCGCGGAGATAATAGGGATGGTCATTGGGAAGGGAGTGGAAACCAAGTCCGTTAGAATAATCTGGGAGCGCTTTTTGAGGGAGTTCGGGAGCGAAATAAGGGTTCTGGTTGATGCGCCCCTGGAGGCTCTTGCCGAGATTCACGAGGATGTGGCGAAGGCGGTGTGGGCATACAGAGAGGGCAAGCTCATCGTCATCCCCGGCGGAGGAGGTAAGTACGGCGAGATTAGGCTCCCGGAGGAGATAAGAACGGCTAAGATTGAAGAGCTTGAGAGCATCGAAGTCAAGGTGGAGAACGAGGACTACAAGCCGAAGCAGACGAGTTTGATGAGGTTCCTTAAGGCGGGTGAGTGA
- a CDS encoding DNA-binding protein: MTNVTKEQVLEWLRNGSEGAEDIVDLPWNVKEEGENHYVAEHPKIPFLLNVLFLDGFVRLAVPSGVETIAMRLEDKVKVYHTLLVLNERMNLLKFTLSGMNDEITLRVDLDEKTLGKEEFNDALTALLVGMNVLMESLGLTQEFQEMIFERLALMVIERMQNGASEREIVEFLTKKVGMEKKEAEALLSELKKAVKEDERGYI, from the coding sequence GTGACCAACGTGACGAAGGAACAGGTTCTCGAGTGGCTGAGGAACGGGAGTGAGGGGGCGGAGGACATAGTTGACCTCCCTTGGAACGTTAAGGAGGAAGGAGAAAACCACTACGTAGCCGAGCACCCAAAGATACCGTTTCTCCTGAACGTTCTCTTCCTGGACGGCTTCGTTAGACTAGCGGTTCCCTCCGGCGTGGAGACGATAGCCATGAGACTCGAGGACAAGGTGAAAGTTTATCACACACTCCTGGTTCTGAACGAGCGCATGAACCTCCTGAAGTTCACCCTCAGCGGGATGAACGACGAGATAACCCTCCGCGTTGATCTCGATGAGAAAACCCTTGGAAAGGAGGAGTTCAACGATGCATTAACCGCTCTCCTCGTCGGAATGAACGTCCTCATGGAGTCCCTAGGTTTGACCCAGGAGTTCCAAGAGATGATATTCGAGAGGCTGGCCCTGATGGTCATTGAGAGGATGCAGAACGGCGCCAGCGAGAGGGAGATAGTCGAGTTCCTCACGAAGAAGGTGGGGATGGAGAAGAAAGAGGCCGAGGCCCTTCTATCGGAGCTCAAAAAGGCCGTCAAGGAGGACGAGAGGGGGTACATCTGA
- the speB gene encoding agmatinase, with product MEFLYTYDTLKLEFPLTEPENARFVITGVPFDGTTSFKPGARFGPTLIRHATLNLESYILDYGIDIAELPIADIGDVAVVAGDPRKTADRVRETIEELKRANPDAIPVLLGGEHSQTLGAVEALKPASYVVFDAHLDLRDSYEDNSYNHACVARRISELGVKEAMFGIRSGTKDEVEYAEENGIMWVHARDYDFDAFVDLVKPLPEPVYLSVDIDAFDLPLVPSTGTPEAGGLRFWDVIEAIEWLVENKRIAGFDIMEVAGENLGDPTALTAAKLLFYFMGAVGRRT from the coding sequence ATGGAGTTCCTCTACACGTACGATACTCTCAAACTTGAGTTCCCGCTTACTGAGCCGGAGAATGCTAGGTTCGTCATCACGGGCGTTCCCTTCGACGGAACGACCAGCTTCAAGCCCGGCGCGCGCTTCGGTCCAACTCTCATAAGGCACGCGACGCTGAACCTTGAGAGCTATATCCTCGACTACGGCATTGACATAGCGGAGCTCCCGATAGCTGATATAGGCGATGTCGCGGTCGTCGCTGGGGATCCGAGGAAGACGGCGGACAGGGTTAGAGAGACCATTGAGGAGCTTAAGAGGGCAAATCCGGATGCCATTCCAGTTCTCCTCGGCGGCGAGCACTCGCAGACCCTCGGAGCCGTTGAAGCGCTGAAGCCGGCAAGCTACGTCGTCTTCGACGCCCACCTCGACCTCCGCGATTCCTACGAGGACAACTCCTACAACCACGCCTGCGTTGCGAGGAGGATAAGCGAGCTTGGGGTTAAGGAGGCCATGTTCGGAATAAGGAGCGGCACGAAGGATGAAGTGGAGTACGCGGAGGAAAATGGAATCATGTGGGTTCACGCGAGGGACTACGACTTCGACGCGTTCGTTGACCTGGTGAAGCCCCTTCCAGAGCCGGTTTACCTCTCGGTCGACATAGATGCCTTCGATCTCCCGCTCGTGCCTTCGACTGGAACACCGGAAGCGGGTGGCTTGAGGTTCTGGGACGTCATTGAGGCGATAGAGTGGCTCGTTGAGAACAAGAGGATAGCCGGCTTCGACATAATGGAGGTTGCCGGTGAGAACCTGGGCGATCCAACGGCGCTGACTGCTGCGAAGCTGCTCTTCTACTTCATGGGGGCAGTGGGGAGAAGGACGTGA
- a CDS encoding ArsR/SmtB family transcription factor gives MKVKELMDKLPDRQRKSVEGCLEKCNLIDLDEEIPVEIPRDVVEFSKVIANPIRMGILKMLRDRWLCVCLIAKALNQDQTLISHHLRTLKLLDLLEEKREGKLRFYRVNREVLERYMKALSSELLGDGV, from the coding sequence ATGAAAGTCAAAGAGCTCATGGATAAGCTTCCCGACAGGCAGAGGAAGAGTGTGGAGGGCTGTCTTGAAAAGTGCAATTTGATCGATCTCGATGAGGAAATACCAGTTGAGATCCCGAGGGACGTTGTTGAGTTCTCCAAGGTTATAGCCAACCCGATAAGGATGGGTATCCTCAAGATGCTCAGGGACCGCTGGCTCTGCGTCTGCCTCATCGCGAAAGCCCTGAACCAGGATCAGACCCTCATCAGCCACCACCTCCGCACGCTGAAGCTCCTGGACCTCCTGGAAGAGAAAAGGGAGGGGAAGCTCCGCTTCTACAGGGTTAACCGGGAAGTACTGGAGCGCTACATGAAGGCCCTTTCGTCTGAGCTCCTCGGTGATGGCGTGTGA
- a CDS encoding McrB family protein gives MISDIEYVWVERINLGNEDMKENFERTIKNGVEINEKLEVILKEVLGEEEYSDFVTRDNGRKKVRFWGKGQSYERYGLPDFGDMIILIGYQRGRYEPAMFIGITSRTYNDERLRGYLRNHTDVTWNEPDKFPNVFFVKLREYMDERLAKEVGELFDAGQLIPPRGSLSKIPISKFSEENQQKLLTIRDQLLSEVHIIMDKLSISTLGDEKVNLLWKYLLSKGFLYPKHLVSQFYVALKTKGFVILSGLTGTGKTKITQELAELLDPSKENFLFLPIRPDWRDSKALLGYYNPLTDEYHRTKLLGFLLRAVEDYQNNRANAKLYFLLLDEMNLAHVEYYFADFLSVLESGRDENGFSKEPLRLHDNDEIAKKQGIPKEFKLPPNLYIIGTVNMDETTYAFSPKVLDRAFVVEFHDVDLGNYPPAGGNSSENFEGLRDSLLCDLRGSNGKFLANRKKEINEVVNELKTKEYWQILQDLNRALEPYDLHFGYRVVDEIALFFKNAKESEGKGIVKFESHDEIFDLALLMKVLPKFHGNRKKLEKPLKEVLKFCSGESLEISIDNLGRAEIVEILKNWQVQKNNFRFKHTAKKVLHMLRQLYEIGFASFS, from the coding sequence ATGATAAGCGACATTGAATATGTGTGGGTTGAACGAATAAACTTAGGCAACGAGGATATGAAGGAAAATTTTGAGAGAACGATAAAAAATGGGGTCGAGATTAACGAGAAATTAGAGGTTATTTTGAAGGAAGTTCTTGGGGAAGAGGAATACTCAGACTTTGTAACTAGAGACAATGGCAGAAAGAAAGTGCGATTCTGGGGCAAGGGACAGTCATATGAAAGATATGGCCTTCCGGATTTTGGCGACATGATAATACTGATTGGATACCAGAGAGGAAGATATGAACCCGCAATGTTTATTGGAATAACAAGCCGCACTTATAATGATGAAAGATTGAGGGGGTATTTAAGAAACCACACTGATGTTACTTGGAATGAGCCTGACAAGTTTCCCAATGTGTTCTTTGTAAAACTCAGGGAATATATGGACGAAAGGTTGGCCAAAGAAGTTGGGGAACTATTCGATGCAGGGCAGTTGATACCCCCGCGAGGGAGTCTTTCGAAAATACCGATCTCCAAATTTAGTGAAGAAAACCAGCAAAAACTCCTCACTATTAGAGATCAGCTGTTGTCTGAAGTTCACATAATTATGGATAAGTTATCTATAAGTACTCTAGGGGATGAGAAAGTGAACCTGCTTTGGAAATATCTTCTCTCTAAAGGTTTCCTCTACCCGAAGCACCTTGTCTCCCAGTTTTATGTTGCTTTGAAAACTAAGGGCTTCGTAATACTCTCTGGCTTAACTGGAACAGGCAAGACTAAGATAACCCAAGAGCTGGCCGAGTTACTTGATCCTTCAAAAGAAAACTTCCTTTTCCTCCCCATTCGCCCGGACTGGCGTGATTCTAAAGCACTCTTAGGGTATTATAACCCACTAACGGATGAGTATCATAGAACCAAACTCCTCGGCTTTCTTCTAAGGGCTGTGGAGGACTACCAGAATAACCGCGCCAATGCAAAGCTCTACTTCCTCCTCCTTGACGAGATGAACCTGGCCCACGTTGAGTACTACTTCGCAGACTTCCTCAGCGTCCTTGAGAGTGGGAGAGATGAAAATGGCTTTAGTAAGGAACCGCTCAGGCTCCATGATAATGATGAGATTGCTAAAAAGCAGGGGATTCCAAAGGAGTTTAAACTCCCACCGAACCTTTACATAATCGGAACCGTCAATATGGACGAGACAACTTACGCCTTCAGCCCAAAAGTCCTTGACAGGGCCTTTGTGGTGGAGTTCCACGATGTTGACCTTGGGAACTATCCACCTGCCGGTGGAAACTCATCAGAAAACTTTGAAGGCTTGAGGGATTCATTGCTGTGTGATCTGAGGGGCTCCAACGGAAAGTTTCTTGCTAACAGGAAGAAAGAGATAAACGAGGTGGTTAATGAGCTCAAAACAAAAGAGTACTGGCAAATCCTCCAAGACCTTAACAGGGCCCTTGAACCCTACGACCTGCACTTTGGCTACAGGGTTGTTGATGAAATCGCCCTGTTCTTCAAAAACGCAAAGGAAAGTGAAGGAAAGGGCATTGTGAAGTTCGAGAGCCATGATGAAATCTTTGACTTGGCACTGCTTATGAAAGTCCTTCCCAAGTTCCACGGCAACAGAAAGAAGCTTGAGAAGCCGTTAAAAGAAGTCTTGAAGTTCTGCAGTGGGGAAAGCTTGGAGATCAGCATTGACAACCTTGGTAGGGCTGAGATTGTTGAAATATTAAAGAACTGGCAAGTCCAAAAGAACAACTTCCGCTTTAAGCACACAGCCAAGAAAGTCCTTCACATGCTCCGCCAACTCTACGAGATAGGCTTTGCAAGCTTCAGTTGA
- a CDS encoding chloride channel protein codes for MELENGNYIKRWGVVIGFSIFAGLVGGLGAVVFRVMISFVHDLFFGRILRVFAYRAGGLNFGYVFLPTLGALIVSIFVAKYPDIKGNGIPEVIEAVIFKGGNIPGSFAAIKIIATAITIGSGGSVGREGPIGFIGASLTSMLARWFNLSRDMKKLLVTCGLAAGIAGTFNTPLAGAMFALEVVYMGAFSINLVPIFIASVTGNAVTLAVLKRAVEIDIPGGIGHTLPELPFFFLLGLFLGVLAAFYARFLYWVVDRFSESKLPEALKPVLGGFGVGVLGMFFPAYGIFGIGYEGMKMAFYGELAVGILLTLAAVKMLTTALTVGSGQSGGVFAPSLYIGTMFGAAFGEIVKLAFPFLQANPTVYALAGMAAFFSGMTQAPITQILMVTELTRSYAVLPAVMTSATMGFLTARFFLRGESIYTLKLIRKGYRVKTGKPVILETISVAEIMTREVVYVRESMTLFEVEHLIGETGHDCFPVVNDDMEVIGIIGIKDILKKPGSLKRMNVRRFLRRAYGITYPTETAELAFEKLMAYDQNLLPVVESPANRRLIGVVTKRDIYRAYYRGLEGMYIE; via the coding sequence ATGGAACTGGAAAACGGAAACTACATCAAGAGGTGGGGTGTGGTAATAGGGTTCTCCATCTTCGCGGGCCTAGTGGGTGGATTGGGGGCCGTGGTTTTCAGGGTCATGATATCGTTCGTTCACGATCTTTTCTTCGGGAGGATTCTTCGGGTATTTGCCTACAGGGCAGGAGGCCTCAACTTTGGGTACGTTTTTCTCCCGACTCTTGGTGCGCTTATCGTCTCCATCTTTGTAGCTAAATACCCGGATATAAAGGGGAACGGGATCCCGGAGGTTATTGAAGCCGTTATCTTTAAGGGAGGCAACATCCCGGGGAGCTTCGCTGCCATAAAAATAATCGCAACGGCGATAACCATAGGCTCCGGGGGCAGTGTGGGGCGTGAAGGGCCGATAGGATTCATAGGTGCTTCACTCACCTCGATGCTTGCCCGGTGGTTCAACCTCTCGAGGGACATGAAGAAGCTCCTGGTCACCTGCGGCCTGGCGGCGGGAATAGCGGGAACGTTCAACACCCCCTTGGCAGGCGCAATGTTCGCCCTTGAGGTCGTTTATATGGGGGCCTTTTCAATAAACCTGGTTCCGATATTCATCGCCTCTGTGACGGGCAACGCGGTCACTCTCGCCGTTCTAAAAAGGGCCGTGGAGATAGATATACCCGGTGGAATCGGGCATACCCTTCCAGAGCTGCCGTTTTTCTTCCTCTTGGGGCTTTTTTTGGGTGTTCTTGCAGCTTTCTACGCCCGGTTTCTCTATTGGGTGGTGGACAGGTTCTCGGAATCCAAACTGCCGGAGGCTTTAAAACCTGTCCTGGGTGGCTTTGGCGTTGGAGTGCTCGGAATGTTCTTTCCAGCTTACGGAATATTCGGAATCGGCTACGAGGGTATGAAAATGGCCTTTTACGGAGAACTTGCAGTTGGCATCCTCCTGACCTTGGCCGCGGTGAAGATGCTGACCACGGCCCTTACCGTGGGTTCGGGTCAGAGCGGTGGAGTTTTCGCTCCGAGCCTTTACATAGGAACCATGTTCGGTGCCGCATTTGGAGAGATAGTTAAGCTTGCCTTCCCCTTTCTCCAGGCAAATCCCACAGTCTACGCCCTCGCGGGCATGGCGGCGTTCTTCAGCGGCATGACCCAAGCCCCGATAACGCAGATCCTCATGGTTACTGAACTGACCAGGAGCTATGCCGTTCTCCCTGCGGTTATGACCTCTGCTACAATGGGCTTTCTCACAGCTAGGTTCTTCCTTCGTGGTGAGTCCATCTACACCCTTAAGCTCATCAGGAAGGGGTACCGTGTTAAAACCGGAAAGCCCGTTATACTGGAGACGATCTCCGTTGCAGAGATAATGACCCGAGAAGTCGTTTATGTACGGGAGAGCATGACGCTCTTCGAGGTTGAGCACCTCATAGGAGAAACTGGTCATGACTGCTTCCCCGTGGTCAACGATGACATGGAGGTCATAGGAATAATCGGGATCAAGGACATACTCAAGAAGCCCGGCTCGCTGAAGCGAATGAACGTGCGCCGTTTCTTGAGAAGGGCATACGGCATCACTTATCCAACTGAGACAGCCGAACTCGCGTTTGAAAAGCTCATGGCCTACGACCAGAACCTTCTCCCGGTGGTGGAGAGCCCCGCAAACCGGAGGCTCATCGGTGTGGTGACCAAAAGGGACATATACCGCGCCTACTACCGGGGCCTTGAGGGAATGTACATAGAATGA
- a CDS encoding thiamine-phosphate kinase has translation MRESEIIELFLKHLKNQGDLPLGDDAGALRIGDEWLVATNDMLVRKTDVPDIMTPEQVGFKSVTMNVSDVAAMGARPLGFLFSLGVPRDVGEEYLEGIAKGIREALEFYSLPVLSADTNEADDLIIDGIALGMTKKLLTRSGAKPGDLVCVTGDLGRALAGYLVWRHGLEVPGDVRESLYEKFLSPKARVMEGVLLSGVANAAIDVSDGLSKELGLIAKMSGVGIEVRSASLPIRKEVFEVARLVGMDPVDIALASGEEFELVFTIPPGEIKGLSFDFTVIGRVTEGSGLYLDGRPMEPKGWEHLI, from the coding sequence ATGAGGGAATCCGAGATAATCGAGCTCTTCCTCAAGCACCTGAAAAATCAGGGCGACCTTCCCCTTGGAGACGATGCCGGAGCGCTGAGGATCGGCGATGAGTGGCTCGTAGCGACGAACGACATGCTCGTTAGGAAGACGGACGTTCCGGATATAATGACGCCGGAGCAGGTCGGCTTTAAATCTGTCACCATGAACGTGAGCGATGTGGCAGCTATGGGAGCCAGGCCCCTTGGCTTTCTCTTCTCCCTCGGCGTTCCCCGCGATGTGGGTGAGGAGTATCTGGAGGGAATTGCAAAGGGGATAAGGGAAGCGCTCGAATTCTATAGCCTTCCAGTTCTGAGCGCCGACACCAACGAAGCCGACGATTTGATAATAGACGGCATCGCCCTTGGGATGACGAAAAAACTCCTCACGCGCTCCGGCGCGAAGCCCGGAGACCTCGTCTGCGTTACCGGCGACCTCGGACGGGCTCTCGCTGGATACCTCGTGTGGAGGCACGGTCTTGAAGTTCCGGGGGATGTAAGGGAGTCGCTTTACGAGAAGTTCCTCTCCCCAAAGGCGAGGGTCATGGAGGGAGTTCTCCTCAGCGGTGTGGCCAACGCGGCCATAGACGTAAGCGACGGCCTTTCCAAGGAGCTGGGTTTGATAGCTAAGATGAGCGGCGTTGGGATTGAGGTGAGGTCTGCGAGCCTGCCGATCAGGAAAGAGGTTTTTGAGGTGGCCCGGCTCGTGGGGATGGATCCCGTTGATATCGCCCTCGCCAGCGGTGAAGAGTTCGAGCTGGTCTTTACAATTCCCCCAGGGGAGATCAAAGGACTGAGCTTTGATTTCACCGTGATCGGGAGGGTGACCGAGGGAAGTGGCCTCTACCTTGACGGCAGGCCCATGGAGCCAAAGGGGTGGGAGCACTTAATATGA